The following are encoded together in the Vigna unguiculata cultivar IT97K-499-35 chromosome 2, ASM411807v1, whole genome shotgun sequence genome:
- the LOC114174475 gene encoding uncharacterized protein LOC114174475, with translation MDRSWINFIHTTNEYENGVEQFLEFANMNVPDNNGRFYCPCVNCLNERKLPTNVIREHVLCDGFLKSYTKWIWHGELIDMPSVDVSEEEEEVDLEMGDQLEEMIRDVGHDSFQRANVYENLFTDAEKPLYAEFTKYTRLSTVLKLFNVKARNGWTDKSFTELLELLSDMLPEGNILPTRNYDAKKILCPMGMKYQKINACPNDCVLYRKELAMLHQCPRCGVSRYKQKDNEFESNSKGPPAKVLWYLPVVLRLKRLFSNANDAKLMRWHVDGRTTDGHLRHPVDGLQWRKIDSMFPNFSNDSRNIRFGLATDGMNPYGNLSSKHSSWPVLLVIYNLPPWLCMKRKYVMLSLMISGPKQPGNDIDIYLTPLVEDLKMLWEEGVDMFDGYTGDSFKLHAMLFCTINDFPTYGNLRGYNTKGHKACPICEEGTCHHQLQHGRKTIYLGHRRFLSTNHPYRKLKKAFNGCQENELAPMVLSGSQVYEHVKDIGVVFGKMKKKGTSSNIWKKKSIFFDLPYWRVLDVRHCIDVMHVEKNVCDSIIGTLLNIQGKTKDGLNARLDLVEMGIREQLAPQSHGKRTYLPPTCHTLSKQEKRSFCESLQGVKVPLGYSSNFKRLVSMKDLKLLGLKSHDCHVLMQQLLPVAIRGILPKNVRYTLTRLCFFFNAICSKVINIEKLDQLENEVVVILCQLEMYFPPSFFDIMVHLIIHLVREVRICGLVFLRWMYPIERYMKILKGYVKNQYRPEASIVERYIAEEAVEFCTDYLSQVEAIGVPKSHYH, from the coding sequence ATGGATCGGAGTTGGATAAATTTTATACACACAACAAATGaatatgagaatggagtagaacAATTTCTTGAATTTGCAAATATGAATGTTCCAGATAATAATGGAAGATTCTACTGCCCGTGTGTTAATTGTTTGAATGAGAGAAAACTACCAACTAACGTTATTCGGGAGCATGTTCTTTGTGACGGTTTCTTAAAGAGCTACACAAAGTGGATATGGCATGGTGAATTGATAGACATGCCAAGTGTTGATGtgtctgaagaagaagaagaagttgatTTAGAGATGGGTGATCAACTAGAGGAAATGATTCGTGATGTTGGACATGATTCCTTCCAACGTGCAAATGTGTATGAGAATTTGTTCACTGACGCAGAAAAACCTTTGTACGCAGAATTCACTAAGTATACTCGATTGTCAACGGTATTAAAATTGTTCAATGTGAAGGCAAGAAATGGGTGGActgataaaagcttcacagaattaCTTGAGTTGTTAAGTGACATGCTTCCTGAAGGTAACATATTGCCAACACGCAATTATGATGCGAAGAAGATATTGTGTCCAATGGGTATGAAGTATCAAAAAATTAATGCATGCCCAAACGATTGTGTCTTGTACAGGAAGGAGTTAGCCATGTTACATCAATGTCCACGATGTGGGGTGTCACGATACAAACAGAAAGATAACGAGTTTGAATCTAATAGTAAGGGTCCTCCTGCGAAAGTTTTATGGTATCTTCCTGTAGTTCTACGGTTGAAACGTTTATTTAGTAATGCAAATGATGCAAAACTCATGAGATGGCATGTAGATGGACGTACAACAGATGGCCATTTGAGGCATCCAGTAGATGGTTTGCAATGGAGGAAAATTGATTCCATGTTTCCAAATTTCTCCAATGATTCAAGGAACATTAGGTTTGGACTTGCTAcagatggaatgaatccatatGGTAACTTAAGCAGTAAACATAGTTCATGGCCTGTTCTGTTAGTGATTTACAATTTACCTCCTTGGTTGTGCATGAAACGtaaatatgttatgttatcCTTGATGATCTCGGGTCCAAAACAACCAGGAAACgacattgatatttatttaacccCATTAgttgaagatttgaagatgtTGTGGGAGGAAGGTGTTGATATGTTTGATGGATACACTGGTGATTCCTTCAAGTTGCATGCCATGTTATTTTGTACGATCAACGACTTTCCAACATATGGTAATTTAAGGGGATATAACACtaagggtcataaagcatgcCCTATATGTGAAGAAGGCACATGTCACCATCAACTACAACATGGAAGGAAAACAATATACCTTGGACATCGGAGATTTCTTAGTACAAATCATCCATATCGTAAATTAAAGAAAGCTTTTAATGGGTGTCAAGAAAATGAATTAGCTCCAATGGTTTTAAGTGGATCACAAGTATATGAACATGTGAAGGACATTGGGGTTGTGTTTggaaagatgaagaaaaaaggCACTTCAAGCAACATATGGAAGAAAAAGTCAATTTTCTTTGATCTCCCGTATTGGAGGGTGCTTGATGTGAGACATTGTATAGATGTTATGCATGTAGAGAAAAATGTGTGTGATAGTATTATCGGAACACTCCTCAATATTCAAGGCAAGACAAAAGATGGTCTAAATGCTCGTTTGGACTTGGTTGAAATGGGTATAAGAGAACAGTTAGCTCCACAATCACATGGTAAACGAACATACTTGCCTCCAACATGTCACACATTGTCTAAACAAGAGAAAAGAAGTTTCTGTGAGAGTTTACAAGGTGTGAAAGTTCCACTAGGTTACTCTTCCAATTTTAAAAGACTTGTATCCATGAAAGATCTAAAATTACTTGGGTTAAAATCTCATGATTGTCATGTATTGATGCAACAACTTCTACCAGTGGCTATTCGAGGCATATTGCCTAAGAATGTCAGATATACCTTAACAAGATTATGCTTCTTTTTTAATGCAATATGTAGTAAGGTTATCAATATTGAGAAGTTGGACCAACTAGAAAATGAGGTTGTAGTCATATTGTGTCAGTTGGAGATGTACTTTCCTCCATCATTCTTTGATATTATGGTCCATCTGATTATTCATTTAGTCCGAGAAGTTAGAATTTGTGGTCTAGTATTCTTAAGATGGATGTACCCTATTGAGCGATACATGAAGATATTAAAAGGGTATGTAAAGAAccaatatcgtccagaagcaTCAATTGTTGAAAGATATATTGCAGAGGAAGCTGTTGAGTTCTGTACAGACTACTTATCACAAGTTGAAGCTATAGGGGTACCTAAGTCTCATTACCATTGA